One genomic window of Polyangium aurulentum includes the following:
- a CDS encoding thrombospondin type 3 repeat-containing protein, translating into MRDDKLRPLPIDHAKTRRSSQIRLPSMRWLLLLAGCIVLVPRTAWAADGDMDGVQDDKDNCVSIPNSDQKNNDGDAFGDVCDTDDDNDGIPDLLDPMSGKGPDNCPFDSNADQKDNDADKEGDACDEDDDNDGKPDGQDNCQFAVNVDQTNTDKDNFGDACDNCPKAANNMQSDGDKDGVGNACDNCQSAPNPNQLDTDGDEDGDVCDDDDDADGKPDMQDNCPLAPNPTQKDTDGNGIGDACDPDADGDGWSNDLDNCPLIKNPMQEDPDGDDKGTACDNCPGEANKDQLDTDTDTVGDVCDNCEIVFNTNQADNDGDLQGDLCDPDDDNDLILDADDNCDFVPNANQTDTDGDNEGDACDEDDDNDNVKDDVNNNGKQDPEDDNCPLIANPNQEDNDGDELTQGGDACDPDDDNDGDLDDVNNNGKQDPEDDNCRLIANPNQEDNDGDELTQGGDVCDPDDDNDNVKDDVNNNGKQDPEDDNCRLIANPGQEDNDGDELTQGGDVCDPDDDNDNVKDDVNNNGKQDPEDDNCRLIVNPGQEDNDGDELTQGGDLCDPDDDNDGDNDDVDNCKLIANSDQHNIDGDDKGDVCDDDIDGDGLSNAQEAQIGTEPDKADSDGDNIGDAYEVGFDPADPMKPLPLPNTDGDPQIDAIDPDSDNDGLFDKDEAGDTDLKTPPVDTDGDDIPDFREVDSDSDGVNDGQDNCKFVSNADQLDDDNDGKGNACDGVFDDDSDGDGIPDDANKNGVKDPEDDNCKVTPNPDQADADSDGIGDACDPDGDPDGDGLPNAQDNCDFKANPSQENTDSDGLGDACDEDDDEDGALDPDDNCPLVANNDASDPQLNHDKDDQGGDACDDDDDNDGVKDDVDGDGMKDPEDDNCPFDANADQTDTDMDGIGDACVADPDGDDILTDVNGNGTQDPEDDNCPLVSNNNQANEDADTLGDACDDDDDNDGVKDALPDNCPLDANDDQLDTDEDGDGDACDDDDDNDGVKDALPDNCPLVANPDQADTDDDDVGNLCDDSDEDGKLDHEDNCPDASNPGQDDRDNDGKGDACDPPDDITAGGSGCDCTLADGSAPAPRTPGALLFAAAALLAALRRRKAA; encoded by the coding sequence ATGCGTGACGATAAACTCCGACCTCTCCCCATCGACCACGCGAAGACGCGCCGTTCTTCGCAAATCCGCTTGCCGTCGATGCGCTGGCTCCTGCTCCTCGCTGGCTGCATCGTCCTCGTGCCACGTACGGCCTGGGCAGCCGACGGGGACATGGACGGCGTTCAGGACGACAAGGACAACTGTGTGTCCATCCCCAACTCCGATCAGAAGAACAACGACGGCGACGCGTTCGGGGATGTCTGCGATACCGACGACGACAACGACGGCATCCCGGATCTCCTGGATCCGATGAGCGGCAAGGGCCCGGACAACTGTCCGTTCGATTCGAACGCGGATCAGAAGGACAACGATGCCGACAAGGAGGGCGATGCCTGCGATGAGGACGACGACAACGACGGCAAGCCCGACGGGCAGGACAACTGCCAGTTCGCGGTGAACGTCGATCAGACGAACACCGACAAGGATAATTTCGGCGACGCCTGCGACAACTGCCCCAAAGCGGCCAACAACATGCAGTCGGACGGGGACAAGGACGGCGTAGGAAACGCCTGCGACAACTGCCAGAGCGCCCCCAACCCCAATCAACTCGATACGGATGGGGACGAGGATGGGGACGTCTGCGATGACGACGACGACGCGGATGGCAAGCCCGACATGCAGGACAACTGCCCTCTGGCTCCGAATCCGACCCAGAAAGACACCGACGGCAACGGCATCGGCGACGCCTGCGATCCTGACGCCGACGGGGATGGGTGGAGCAACGATCTCGACAACTGCCCCCTCATCAAGAACCCGATGCAGGAAGATCCCGACGGGGATGACAAGGGCACCGCTTGCGACAATTGCCCCGGCGAGGCCAACAAGGACCAGCTCGACACGGATACCGACACCGTCGGAGACGTCTGTGACAACTGCGAGATCGTCTTCAACACGAACCAGGCGGACAACGACGGCGACCTGCAGGGCGACCTCTGCGATCCGGACGACGACAACGACCTGATCCTCGACGCCGACGACAACTGCGACTTCGTGCCGAACGCCAACCAGACAGATACGGATGGCGACAACGAAGGCGACGCCTGCGACGAAGACGACGACAACGACAACGTCAAGGACGACGTCAACAACAACGGCAAGCAGGATCCCGAGGACGACAACTGTCCTCTCATCGCCAATCCGAACCAGGAAGACAACGACGGCGACGAGCTCACCCAGGGCGGCGACGCCTGCGACCCCGACGACGACAACGACGGCGACCTCGACGACGTCAACAACAATGGCAAGCAGGATCCCGAGGACGACAACTGCCGCCTCATCGCCAATCCGAACCAGGAAGACAACGACGGCGACGAGCTCACCCAGGGCGGCGACGTCTGCGATCCCGACGACGACAACGACAACGTCAAGGACGACGTCAACAACAACGGCAAGCAGGATCCCGAGGACGACAACTGCCGCCTCATCGCCAATCCGGGCCAGGAAGACAACGACGGCGACGAGCTCACCCAGGGCGGCGACGTCTGCGATCCCGACGACGACAACGACAACGTCAAGGACGACGTCAACAACAACGGCAAGCAGGATCCCGAGGACGACAACTGCCGCCTCATCGTCAATCCGGGCCAGGAAGACAACGACGGCGACGAGCTCACCCAGGGCGGCGACCTCTGCGATCCCGACGACGACAACGACGGCGACAACGACGACGTCGACAACTGCAAGCTCATCGCCAACAGCGACCAGCACAACATCGACGGCGATGACAAGGGCGATGTCTGCGATGACGACATCGATGGCGACGGCCTGAGCAACGCGCAGGAAGCGCAGATCGGAACCGAGCCCGACAAGGCGGACTCGGATGGCGATAATATCGGCGATGCGTACGAGGTCGGCTTCGATCCCGCCGATCCCATGAAGCCCCTGCCGCTCCCGAACACCGACGGCGATCCGCAGATCGACGCAATCGATCCCGACAGCGACAACGACGGCCTCTTCGATAAAGACGAGGCGGGCGATACCGACCTCAAGACCCCGCCCGTCGATACCGACGGCGACGACATCCCCGATTTCCGCGAGGTCGACTCCGACAGCGACGGCGTGAACGACGGGCAGGACAACTGCAAATTCGTGAGCAACGCCGATCAGCTCGATGACGACAACGACGGCAAGGGCAACGCCTGCGACGGCGTCTTCGACGACGACTCCGACGGCGACGGCATCCCCGACGACGCGAACAAGAACGGCGTCAAGGACCCCGAAGACGACAACTGCAAGGTCACGCCCAACCCCGACCAGGCCGACGCCGACAGCGACGGCATCGGCGACGCCTGCGATCCGGACGGCGATCCGGACGGCGACGGCCTGCCCAACGCGCAGGACAACTGCGACTTCAAAGCGAATCCGAGCCAGGAGAACACCGATTCGGATGGGCTCGGCGACGCGTGCGACGAAGACGACGACGAGGACGGCGCGCTCGATCCGGACGACAACTGCCCGCTCGTCGCGAACAACGACGCGAGCGATCCGCAGCTCAACCACGACAAGGACGACCAGGGCGGCGACGCGTGCGACGACGACGACGACAATGACGGCGTCAAGGACGACGTCGACGGCGACGGAATGAAGGATCCGGAGGACGACAACTGCCCGTTCGACGCCAACGCCGACCAGACGGACACGGACATGGACGGCATTGGCGATGCTTGCGTGGCAGACCCCGACGGCGACGACATTCTCACCGACGTCAACGGCAACGGCACCCAGGATCCCGAGGACGACAATTGCCCGCTCGTCTCCAACAACAATCAGGCGAACGAGGACGCTGACACCCTCGGCGACGCCTGCGACGACGACGACGACAACGACGGCGTCAAGGACGCGCTCCCCGACAATTGCCCCCTCGACGCGAACGACGACCAGCTCGACACGGACGAGGACGGCGACGGCGACGCCTGCGACGACGACGACGACAACGACGGCGTCAAGGACGCGCTCCCCGACAATTGCCCCCTCGTGGCCAACCCCGACCAGGCCGACACCGACGACGACGACGTGGGCAACCTCTGCGACGACAGCGACGAGGACGGCAAGCTCGACCACGAGGACAACTGCCCCGACGCCTCGAACCCCGGTCAGGACGACCGCGACAACGACGGCAAGGGCGACGCCTGCGATCCGCCGGACGACATCACCGCGGGCGGCAGCGGCTGCGATTGCACGCTCGCCGACGGCAGCGCGCCCGCGCCCCGCACCCCCGGCGCCCTCCTCTTCGCCGCGGCCGCTCTCCTCGCCGCCCTGCGCCGGCGCAAGGCCGCTTAG
- a CDS encoding Kelch repeat-containing protein, with the protein MHRKLFPHSIASVLLGSLAAVGAVAATIAGCSEDDPAQPSPAAAPPELAEPLAPAPIADSLEARARLDALRAVFPKALAPAPGAHFERAPGGHVRLAQSHRAPATLGLPASADAPVRLMDAASGLAVSFSLVGAAPSSIATDRGIALYRAAAPTGGDLIHRPGPDGTEDLVLFESAPAEHALRYGLDLPAASGLRLVSNTLEILDAGGVPRLRVAPPFVLDASGARRTATLAVEGCAVDTSPRAPWLHPVPPPGAERCTVAVRWSSKDLRYPVLVDPVWQTTASMVHARVRPVVAEMKPAASSTHLLLVTGGFDGGGNALPHTEIYFPLERVFAAGPDMAVARGAHTATNLKEDATGKVLIAGGATKAAPASADVHGSLVIYDPETGELSLAGQMTRRRLDHTATLVSDGKVLIAGGTATDGAITPQPSNLAEVFDEVAGSTTDVGGGMKVARTAGAAVRLATGQVMITGGFGAADFALSSTDLYNAATDTFSQGPQMGAARARHTATLLADGRVLITGGTNAAKAPAKYWNTADIYTPGGGFGAVIPMKAARARHSATLLPTGEVVLAGGIDATDAQNPITRATTEIFNPIALSFAEGATMTDGNPNGPVDVPRRDHAAALVLAGKAVSAGKGALVLGGAGATGTALDDAKILIKDLGDPCKKDDECLSGHCAEPDATGTGVCCDQACDGVCRACRAVTKQQPDVGPESPSGVCGFAKANTELGWKCVYAPGNDIPVEILQVCDGKGNPIAQQGKSCVANGCDQDKEHCSTDCPCNDAGFCTELDEDGGPTVPHCEVRMDNGQKCTEGPQCASGNCVDGFCCDTKCEGQCEACNVQDYEGKCQPAGLLGNTAPVGGRAACTGSEGSPCKGFCDNNDRGACTYPGPTTTDFTECKCEELGACTQTNHLCDAKGGSAPEAVSCAGYGCSEAKCNTSCVVDTDCREDSYCENGGCKLLPPEGRCDGDHTIRVPKKKDTDCGAFKCAGAACLAQCASVDQCVAPNVCTLKGECIPPPPAPVLSSCSTSPGRTAAEGGFALLAALASLAGVARRARARGDSSRP; encoded by the coding sequence GTGCATCGAAAGCTTTTTCCGCACTCCATCGCCAGCGTCCTCCTCGGCTCTCTCGCCGCCGTCGGTGCCGTCGCCGCGACCATTGCCGGCTGCTCCGAGGACGATCCCGCGCAGCCCAGCCCTGCGGCAGCGCCGCCCGAGCTCGCGGAGCCCCTCGCCCCCGCGCCCATCGCCGATTCTCTCGAGGCCCGCGCGCGCCTCGACGCCCTGCGCGCCGTGTTCCCCAAGGCCCTCGCCCCCGCGCCCGGCGCTCACTTCGAGCGCGCTCCCGGCGGCCATGTCCGCCTCGCGCAATCCCACCGCGCCCCGGCGACGCTCGGGCTGCCCGCTTCGGCCGACGCGCCCGTCCGTCTGATGGATGCGGCCTCCGGCCTCGCCGTCTCCTTCTCCCTCGTCGGTGCCGCGCCCTCCTCGATTGCAACCGACCGCGGTATCGCCCTCTATCGCGCCGCCGCCCCCACCGGAGGGGACCTCATCCACCGCCCGGGCCCCGATGGAACCGAGGATCTCGTCCTCTTCGAGAGCGCCCCCGCCGAGCACGCGCTTCGCTACGGGCTCGATCTTCCCGCCGCCTCCGGGCTCCGGCTCGTCTCGAATACCCTGGAGATCCTCGATGCGGGCGGCGTGCCTCGCCTGCGCGTCGCGCCGCCTTTCGTTCTAGATGCGAGCGGCGCGCGCCGCACGGCCACCCTCGCCGTCGAGGGCTGCGCGGTGGACACGAGCCCCCGCGCCCCCTGGCTGCACCCTGTCCCCCCGCCCGGCGCCGAGCGCTGCACCGTCGCCGTTCGTTGGTCCTCCAAGGACCTGCGCTACCCCGTCCTCGTCGACCCGGTCTGGCAAACCACCGCGTCCATGGTCCACGCGCGCGTCCGGCCCGTGGTCGCGGAGATGAAGCCCGCCGCGTCGAGCACCCACCTGCTCCTCGTCACGGGCGGCTTCGATGGGGGTGGCAATGCGCTGCCCCACACCGAGATATACTTCCCCCTCGAGCGCGTCTTCGCCGCGGGCCCCGACATGGCCGTGGCGCGCGGAGCGCATACTGCGACAAACCTGAAGGAGGACGCGACGGGCAAGGTGCTCATCGCCGGCGGCGCCACCAAGGCGGCCCCGGCGAGCGCCGATGTCCATGGCAGCCTCGTGATTTACGATCCGGAGACCGGCGAACTGTCGTTGGCCGGGCAGATGACGCGCCGCCGCCTCGACCATACCGCGACGCTCGTGTCGGACGGCAAGGTCCTCATCGCGGGCGGCACCGCGACGGACGGCGCAATCACGCCCCAGCCGAGCAACCTGGCCGAGGTCTTCGACGAGGTCGCGGGCTCGACGACGGACGTCGGCGGCGGCATGAAGGTCGCGCGCACGGCGGGGGCCGCGGTTCGCCTCGCGACGGGGCAGGTGATGATCACCGGCGGCTTTGGCGCCGCCGATTTCGCCCTCTCCTCCACCGACCTCTACAACGCCGCGACCGACACCTTCAGCCAGGGCCCTCAGATGGGCGCGGCGCGCGCTCGCCACACGGCGACCTTGCTCGCGGACGGGCGCGTGCTCATCACGGGCGGCACCAATGCCGCCAAGGCACCCGCGAAGTACTGGAACACGGCCGATATCTACACGCCGGGCGGGGGATTCGGCGCCGTCATCCCCATGAAAGCCGCGCGCGCTCGCCACAGCGCGACCCTCTTGCCGACGGGCGAGGTCGTGCTCGCGGGCGGCATCGACGCGACCGACGCGCAGAACCCGATCACGCGCGCCACCACGGAGATTTTCAATCCCATCGCCCTGTCCTTCGCCGAGGGCGCGACCATGACCGACGGCAATCCCAACGGGCCCGTGGATGTCCCGCGCAGAGATCACGCTGCGGCGCTCGTCCTCGCGGGCAAGGCGGTCTCGGCGGGCAAAGGCGCGCTCGTGCTCGGCGGCGCGGGCGCGACCGGCACCGCGCTCGACGACGCGAAGATCCTGATCAAGGACCTCGGCGACCCGTGCAAGAAAGACGACGAATGCCTCTCGGGCCATTGCGCCGAGCCCGACGCCACGGGCACGGGCGTCTGCTGCGATCAGGCCTGCGACGGCGTCTGCCGCGCGTGCCGCGCCGTCACCAAGCAGCAGCCCGACGTCGGCCCGGAGTCGCCGAGCGGTGTCTGCGGGTTCGCCAAGGCAAACACCGAGCTCGGCTGGAAATGCGTCTATGCGCCGGGCAACGACATCCCCGTCGAGATCCTCCAGGTCTGCGACGGCAAGGGAAACCCGATCGCCCAGCAGGGCAAGAGCTGCGTCGCGAACGGCTGCGACCAGGACAAGGAGCATTGCTCGACGGACTGTCCCTGCAACGACGCCGGCTTCTGCACCGAGCTCGACGAGGACGGCGGCCCCACGGTCCCGCATTGTGAGGTGCGCATGGACAACGGCCAGAAATGCACGGAAGGCCCGCAGTGCGCGAGCGGCAATTGCGTGGACGGCTTCTGCTGCGACACCAAGTGCGAGGGCCAGTGCGAGGCGTGCAACGTGCAGGACTACGAGGGCAAATGCCAGCCCGCGGGGCTGCTCGGCAACACGGCGCCCGTGGGCGGACGCGCCGCGTGCACGGGCAGCGAAGGCAGCCCCTGCAAGGGCTTCTGCGACAACAACGATCGCGGCGCGTGCACCTATCCCGGCCCCACGACGACGGACTTCACCGAGTGCAAGTGCGAGGAGCTCGGCGCCTGCACGCAGACGAACCACCTCTGCGACGCGAAGGGCGGCAGCGCGCCCGAGGCCGTGTCCTGCGCCGGATACGGCTGCTCCGAGGCCAAGTGCAACACGAGCTGCGTGGTGGACACCGATTGCCGGGAAGACTCGTACTGCGAGAACGGCGGCTGCAAGCTCCTGCCTCCCGAGGGCCGCTGCGACGGCGACCACACGATCCGCGTCCCGAAGAAGAAGGACACGGATTGCGGTGCATTCAAGTGCGCAGGCGCCGCGTGCCTCGCGCAGTGCGCGTCCGTCGATCAGTGCGTCGCGCCGAATGTCTGCACGCTGAAGGGCGAATGCATCCCGCCGCCCCCGGCGCCGGTATTGTCGTCGTGCAGCACCTCACCAGGCCGCACCGCCGCTGAAGGGGGCTTCGCCCTGCTCGCCGCCCTCGCGAGCCTGGCCGGCGTGGCCAGGCGTGCCCGCGCACGTGGGGATTCATCCCGACCGTGA
- a CDS encoding protein kinase domain-containing protein — MDSAPRGEQSQSPDHELAFAPTSLAEPPQAPRPQTAARAATPLLTLTAPPSTEGHAPPDGQWPFGVGSSIKHYELIRKLGEGGMGVVFLARDTKLGRLVAIKVLLEHNGLGAERFLAEARATARCKHENIVVIHEVDEHAGYPYMVLEHLEGRTLSAFLAQREPSGAFETRASTDTPPVRLSPALAVDLMVPVVRALCCAHQLGIVHRDLKPENIFLTDAGLVKVLDFGIAKRLDADEITAIATSAEPHLKGNGLTEEGALLGTLPYMSPEQWLAEDIDPRSDLWAVGIILFELCTGTHPLSPVSMFRLAQVQVFEDPMPSVLERRPDVGPLGAIIDRCLRKPRGERFGSAEELLTALEALLPGRKALSPGEDDTPFAGLSAFQESDAARFFGRDRDVASILGRLRNQPLVAVAGPSGAGKSSFVRAGLIPALKRSGERWEAFLLRPGRRPLAALAEVLVQVSTISQQGAPSDAIESRDPEELVAVLRTQPGLFGARLRARCRRQGGQQRILVFVDQFEELYTLGTSADERAAFAACLEGAADDASSPLRVVLSIRSDFLDRMTDDRKLMTEVIRGLSFLPPVGHEGLREALTRPVEAAGYRFESEQMIEGMLCALARTHCPLPLLQFTAAKLWEARDRERRLLTQDSYDKLGGVAGALSTHADAVLAGLSSLDQRLCRAVFLRLVTPERTRAVVSLGELRALAEDSGAVEQVIQHLADARLLLIETSGERDGTTVELVHESLIDRWSKLGQWLDEGEQDAHFMARLRAAAQQWEASGQAEGLLWRDHAAEEAHAWLERQRAEQGVISPIGGRDERYLLAVVALSERERRVRWRIAAGVVATLTAISLVVSVLAGRASREAARADEAAALAQDEAREMRNTTRMATAREMLESDPTTALALLRDIEPPGVPRGWADLTQRALHSGLTLVVLPHKDSVFSTAWSPDGKHIASASRDKLARIWRADGAGEPLLLRGHDNAVNAVGWSPDGKRVVTASDDRTARVWNADGTGKPLVLRGHEEAVSSAAWSADGKRIVTASADRTMRVWNADGTGEPLVLRGHDNAVLWAEFSPDGKHIVSASADRTARMWNADGTGRVLVLLGHEGKVRSVGWSPDGKRIVTGSEDRTAQIWNSDGTGEPVILRGHEGWVRSVEFSRDGKHIVTTSDDKRARVYDANGLGEPWILRGHEAWARSAEFSPDGRFIATASSDRTVRIWSAKRTDERLTFRGHEGVVSCVAWSGERILTASEDGTARVWNASGTGEPVVLRGHEEWVSSAAFSADGKRIVTASHDRTARVWNADGTGEPVVLRGHESVLNSAAFSPDGKRVVTASQDRTARIWNADGTGEPRVLVGHEGEVRWAAWSPDGEHIITTSSDRTVRIWNAHGTGEPRILRGHDHWVESVAFSPDGKRIVTASVDKTARVWNVDGTGEPLVLRGHEGWVRSAAWSPDGKRIVTASVDKTVRVWNAEKTDEALVLRGHDGWVSSAAWSPDGKRIVTASDDRTVQVWDDLTPVLSPEDPKLWAATPHCMPIELTTRLLSLSESAARAERQACERRTGGFSQAIGGP, encoded by the coding sequence ATGGACAGCGCCCCGCGCGGGGAGCAATCGCAGAGCCCGGACCACGAGCTCGCGTTTGCCCCCACCTCCCTCGCCGAACCGCCGCAGGCGCCGAGGCCCCAGACGGCGGCGCGCGCGGCGACGCCCCTTTTGACGCTGACCGCGCCCCCGTCCACCGAAGGACACGCGCCCCCGGATGGTCAATGGCCCTTCGGGGTCGGCTCCAGCATCAAGCACTACGAGCTCATCCGCAAGCTGGGCGAGGGTGGCATGGGGGTCGTATTCCTCGCGCGCGACACCAAGCTCGGCCGCCTGGTCGCGATCAAGGTCCTCCTCGAGCACAATGGCCTCGGCGCCGAGCGCTTCCTGGCCGAGGCGCGCGCAACCGCCCGCTGCAAGCACGAAAACATCGTGGTCATTCACGAGGTGGACGAGCACGCGGGGTATCCGTACATGGTGCTCGAGCACCTCGAAGGCCGCACGCTGAGCGCCTTTCTGGCCCAGCGCGAGCCCTCCGGCGCATTCGAGACGCGCGCCTCCACGGACACGCCGCCCGTGCGGCTCTCGCCGGCGCTCGCGGTCGACCTCATGGTGCCCGTGGTGCGCGCGCTTTGCTGCGCGCATCAGCTCGGGATCGTTCACCGCGATCTGAAGCCCGAGAACATCTTCTTGACCGACGCGGGGCTCGTCAAGGTGCTCGATTTCGGCATCGCAAAGCGCCTCGACGCGGACGAGATCACGGCCATCGCCACCTCGGCGGAGCCGCACCTGAAAGGCAATGGGCTGACCGAGGAGGGGGCGCTCCTGGGCACGCTCCCGTACATGTCGCCCGAGCAATGGTTGGCAGAGGACATCGATCCGCGCAGCGACCTCTGGGCCGTCGGGATCATCCTCTTCGAGCTTTGCACCGGGACGCACCCTCTCTCGCCGGTATCGATGTTCCGGCTGGCGCAGGTGCAGGTCTTCGAGGACCCCATGCCCAGCGTGCTCGAGAGGCGCCCGGACGTGGGCCCGCTCGGCGCCATCATCGACCGCTGCTTGCGAAAGCCGAGAGGCGAGCGCTTCGGCTCGGCCGAGGAGCTGCTGACCGCGCTCGAGGCGCTCTTGCCGGGCCGAAAAGCGCTCTCGCCCGGCGAGGACGACACCCCGTTCGCCGGCCTGTCCGCATTCCAGGAGTCCGATGCCGCGCGCTTCTTCGGTCGCGATCGCGACGTCGCCAGCATTCTCGGGCGCCTGCGCAACCAGCCTCTCGTGGCCGTGGCGGGGCCCTCGGGCGCGGGCAAATCGTCGTTCGTTCGCGCGGGCTTGATTCCCGCGTTGAAGCGCTCGGGCGAACGCTGGGAGGCTTTCCTTTTGCGGCCGGGCCGCAGGCCGCTCGCCGCGCTCGCCGAGGTGCTCGTCCAGGTCTCGACGATCTCGCAGCAAGGCGCGCCCTCGGACGCCATCGAATCGAGAGATCCCGAGGAGCTCGTGGCCGTCCTTCGCACGCAGCCGGGCCTCTTCGGCGCTCGGCTGCGAGCGCGCTGCCGCCGGCAGGGGGGCCAGCAGCGCATTCTGGTCTTCGTCGATCAATTCGAGGAGCTGTACACCCTCGGCACCAGCGCCGACGAGCGAGCGGCATTCGCGGCCTGCCTGGAGGGCGCGGCCGACGACGCCTCGTCTCCCTTGCGCGTCGTGCTGTCCATCCGCTCGGATTTCCTCGATCGCATGACCGACGATCGAAAGCTCATGACCGAGGTCATCCGGGGGCTTTCGTTTCTGCCTCCCGTGGGGCACGAGGGGCTGCGTGAAGCCCTGACGCGGCCGGTCGAGGCCGCCGGATACAGATTCGAGAGCGAGCAGATGATCGAGGGCATGCTCTGCGCGCTCGCTCGCACGCACTGCCCGCTGCCCCTGCTCCAATTCACGGCCGCGAAGCTGTGGGAGGCGCGGGATCGAGAGCGCCGCCTCCTGACGCAAGATAGCTACGACAAACTCGGCGGGGTGGCGGGGGCCCTGTCCACGCACGCGGACGCGGTGCTCGCGGGGCTGTCGTCCCTCGATCAGCGGCTGTGCCGGGCGGTGTTTTTGCGCCTGGTCACGCCCGAGCGCACGCGCGCGGTGGTGAGCCTCGGGGAGCTTCGCGCGCTGGCGGAGGACAGCGGCGCGGTGGAGCAGGTGATCCAGCACCTCGCCGACGCGCGGCTCTTGCTCATCGAGACCTCGGGCGAGCGCGACGGGACGACCGTGGAGCTGGTCCACGAATCGTTGATCGACCGATGGTCGAAGCTCGGGCAATGGCTCGACGAGGGCGAGCAGGACGCGCATTTCATGGCCCGGCTGCGCGCCGCGGCCCAGCAATGGGAGGCGAGCGGGCAGGCCGAGGGCTTGCTCTGGCGCGACCACGCGGCCGAGGAGGCGCACGCGTGGCTCGAGCGGCAACGTGCGGAGCAGGGCGTGATCTCGCCCATTGGCGGGCGCGACGAGCGCTATCTGCTCGCGGTCGTCGCTCTCTCCGAGCGGGAGCGGCGCGTTCGTTGGCGGATCGCGGCGGGCGTCGTCGCCACGCTGACGGCAATCTCGCTCGTGGTGTCCGTTCTCGCGGGCCGCGCGAGCCGAGAAGCCGCGCGCGCGGACGAGGCGGCCGCCCTCGCGCAGGATGAAGCCCGGGAAATGCGCAATACGACCCGCATGGCGACGGCGCGCGAGATGCTGGAGAGCGACCCGACGACCGCGCTCGCGCTCCTGCGCGATATCGAGCCGCCGGGTGTGCCGCGCGGGTGGGCCGATCTGACGCAGCGGGCGCTGCACAGCGGGCTCACGCTCGTCGTGCTCCCCCATAAAGACAGCGTCTTCTCGACGGCGTGGAGCCCCGACGGCAAGCACATCGCCAGCGCGTCCCGGGACAAGCTCGCGCGCATTTGGAGGGCAGACGGGGCTGGAGAGCCGCTGCTCCTGCGCGGTCACGACAACGCGGTCAATGCGGTCGGGTGGAGCCCCGACGGCAAGCGCGTCGTCACGGCCTCCGATGACAGGACCGCGCGGGTGTGGAACGCCGATGGGACGGGAAAACCCCTGGTCTTGCGCGGGCACGAGGAGGCGGTGAGCTCGGCCGCGTGGAGCGCCGATGGAAAGCGGATCGTCACCGCCTCGGCCGACAGGACCATGCGGGTGTGGAATGCCGATGGAACCGGCGAGCCCCTCGTCCTGCGCGGGCACGACAATGCCGTCCTGTGGGCCGAGTTCAGCCCCGACGGCAAGCACATCGTCAGCGCATCCGCGGACAGGACGGCGCGGATGTGGAACGCCGATGGAACCGGCAGGGTCCTCGTCCTGCTCGGGCACGAGGGCAAGGTCCGCTCGGTGGGATGGAGCCCCGATGGCAAGCGCATCGTCACCGGGTCGGAGGATAGAACCGCGCAGATATGGAACTCCGACGGCACGGGAGAGCCCGTGATCTTGCGCGGCCACGAGGGCTGGGTCCGTTCGGTGGAGTTCAGCCGCGATGGCAAGCACATCGTCACCACGTCCGACGACAAGAGGGCGCGGGTGTACGACGCCAATGGATTGGGCGAGCCGTGGATTCTCCGCGGCCACGAGGCCTGGGCCCGGTCGGCGGAGTTCAGCCCCGATGGCCGCTTCATCGCCACCGCGTCCTCCGACAGGACCGTGCGGATATGGAGCGCCAAGAGGACGGACGAGCGACTCACTTTCCGCGGTCACGAGGGCGTCGTCTCTTGCGTGGCATGGAGCGGCGAGCGCATTCTCACCGCGTCGGAGGACGGCACCGCCCGGGTGTGGAATGCCAGTGGCACGGGCGAGCCGGTGGTCCTTCGCGGGCACGAGGAGTGGGTCTCCTCGGCGGCCTTCAGCGCCGACGGCAAGCGCATCGTCACCGCGTCCCACGACAGGACGGCGCGGGTGTGGAATGCCGATGGCACGGGCGAGCCGGTGGTCCTTCGCGGGCACGAGAGCGTATTGAATTCGGCCGCCTTCAGCCCCGACGGCAAGCGCGTCGTCACCGCATCCCAGGACAGGACGGCGCGGATCTGGAATGCCGATGGAACGGGCGAGCCGAGGGTCCTCGTCGGGCACGAGGGCGAGGTCCGCTGGGCGGCGTGGAGCCCCGACGGTGAGCATATCATCACCACGTCCTCGGACCGGACCGTGCGGATCTGGAATGCGCACGGAACGGGCGAGCCGCGAATCCTTCGCGGGCACGATCATTGGGTCGAATCGGTGGCTTTCAGCCCCGATGGCAAGCGCATCGTGACCGCGTCCGTGGACAAGACGGCGCGGGTCTGGAACGTCGATGGCACGGGCGAGCCCCTGGTCCTGCGCGGGCACGAGGGCTGGGTCCGCTCTGCGGCGTGGAGCCCGGACGGCAAGCGCATCGTGACCGCGTCCGTCGACAAGACGGTGCGGGTGTGGAATGCCGAGAAAACCGACGAGGCATTGGTCCTTCGCGGGCACGATGGCTGGGTCTCCTCGGCGGCGTGGAGCCCGGACGGCAAGCGCATCGTGACCGCGTCCGACGACAGGACCGTGCAGGTATGGGACGACCTGACGCCCGTCCTCAGCCCCGAGGATCCGAAGCTATGGGCCGCGACCCCTCATTGCATGCCCATCGAGCTGACGACCCGGCTCTTGAGCCTGTCCGAGTCCGCGGCCCGCGCCGAGCGGCAGGCCTGCGAGCGCCGCACGGGAGGCTTCAGCCAGGCCATCGGCGGCCCTTGA